From the genome of Ananas comosus cultivar F153 linkage group 16, ASM154086v1, whole genome shotgun sequence, one region includes:
- the LOC109722345 gene encoding mitogen-activated protein kinase kinase kinase MLK4-like — protein sequence MEQFRQIGEALGSIRALMVFREELRINRRQCALLVDAFILAFEIIAGEIRAHLLFDEKFAKWKALEHPLRELHRIFREGEQYIRHCLEPRDWWAKAVALNQSADCVEFHLHNLLWCVPVVLEAVESVGEITGCDQEEIGKKRLLFSKKYEKEWMDPKIFQLKYGKTYMVSEEFCARLDSAWKEDKWVLSQMIEEKRSSGLRTKQENRLAEILLGLKGKLHPASVFTSDYQVRRKFGSIGQFKEVQWMGESFAVKHMIGDIEPLTNEIALLSSINHPNVIHYMYSFYDEEKRECFIVMELMSKDLSNHIKEICCPRRRIPFPLLVAVDIMLQIARGMEYLHSRKIYHGDLNPSNVLVKARSSSPDGYLHVKVAGFALSPMKNTTKVSTNQGANANPCIWYAPEVLEQEQVGEGKGSKCTEKGDVYSFSMICFELLTGKIPFEDNHLQGDKMSKNIRVGERPLFPSQTPKYLTSLTKRCWHADPAQRPTFSSICRVLRYVKRFLIMNPDHGQADSLAPPVDYFDLEMSLSKRFASWQRKEAPRVSEIPFQMFAFRVLEREKTSVNVKDRSSESGSEGASVYGDENGFGAILHDDVVSISNGSVKSLPHIGSDNSKKISAKKVDGKTNKQTGVQQKARTVKPPQLTSRRSLRMNFDSQLQQMVMSPGRRRTSGHASDSELT from the exons ATGGAGCAATTCCGGCAAATCGGAGAAGCCCTGGGGAGCATCAGAGCATTAATGGTGTTCCGCGAAGAGCTCCGGATCAACCGGCGGCAATGCGCCCTCCTAGTCGACGCCTTCATCCTCGCCTTCGAGATTATCGCCGGCGAAATTCGCGCCCACCTGCTGTTCGATGAAAAGTTCGCAAAGTGGAAGGCCTTAGAACACCCGCTCCGCGAATTACACCGGATCTTCCGTGAGGGCGAGCAGTATATCCGCCACTGCCTCGAGCCCCGCGACTGGTGGGCCAAGGCCGTGGCGCTCAACCAGAGCGCCGACTGTGTCGAATTCCACCTCCACAACCTATTGTGGTGCGTTCCGGTGGTTCTCGAGGCCGTCGAGAGCGTCGGCGAGATTACGGGTTGCGACCAAGAAGAGATCGGAAAGAAGAGGCTCCTTTTCTCGAAGAAGTACGAGAAGGAATGGATGGACCCGAAGATCTTCCAGCTCAAGTACGGAAAGACTTACATGGTTTCTGAAGAATTTTGCGCGAGATTGGACTCGGCGTGGAAGGAGGACAAATGGGTTCTCTCTCAAATGATAGAGGAGAAGAGAAGCTCGGGGTTGCGGACAAAGCAGGAGAACCGGCTCGCGGAGATCCTCCTCGGCCTGAAGGGGAAGCTCCACCCTGCTTCGGTCTTTACGAGTGACTACCAAGTGAGGAGGAAATTCGGCTCAATAGGCCAATTCAAGGAGGTCCAATGGATGGGGGAGAGTTTCGCAGTAAAACACATGATCGGAGATATCGAGCCGCTAACTAATGAGATAGCCCTCTTATCCTCGATCAATCATCCGAATGTTATTCACTATATGTATTCGTTTTATGacgaggagaagagagagtgctTCATTGTTATGGAGCTGATGAGCAAGGATCTCTCCAATCACATCAAGGAGATATGCTGCCCAAGGAGAAGGATCCCCTTTCCGTTGCTCGTGGCCGTCGATATTATGCTTCAGATAGCTCGAGGAATGGAGTACTTGCACTCGAGGAAGATTTACCATGGAGATTTGAACCCGTCGAACGTTTTAGTTAAGGCGAGGAGTTCTTCTCCTGACGGGTACTTACATGTGAAAGTTGCTGGATTTGCGCTATCGCCGATGAAGAACACCACCAAAGTATCAACAAACCAAGGGGCGAACGCGAACCCGTGCATTTGGTACGCCCCGGAAGTCCTCGAGCAAGAGCAGGTGGGCGAGGGAAAGGGGTCGAAGTGCACAGAGAAAGGGGATGTGTACAGCTTTTCGATGATTTGCTTTGAGCTCTTGACGGGGAAAATCCCCTTCGAGGACAACCATCTCCAAGGGGATAAGATGAGCAAGAACATAAGGGTGGGCGAGCGGCCGTTGTTCCCGTCCCAAACTCCGAAGTATCTGACTAGCTTAACGAAGAGATGCTGGCATGCCGATCCAGCCCAGCGCCCGACCTTCTCTTCGATTTGTAGGGTTCTTCGATACGTCAAGAGGTTCTTGATCATGAATCCTGATCACGGCCAGGCGGATTCACTGGCGCCGCCGGTGGACTACTTTGATCTCGAGATGAGCCTTTCGAAGAGATTCGCAAGCTGGCAGAGGAAAGAGGCCCCTAGGGTGTCAGAGATCCCCTTTCAGATGTTTGCTTTCAGGGTTttggaaagagagaaaactagTGTGAATGTTAAGGACCGGAGTTCGGAGTCGGGGAGTGAGGGGGCATCGGTTTATGGAGATGAGAATGGGTTTGGCGCAATCCTGCATGATGATGTAGTGTCCATATCCAATGGCTCTGTGAAGTCTTTGCCTCATATTGGTTCTGACAACAGCAAGAAAATATCGGCGAAGAAGGTGGATGGAAAGACCAACAAGCAGACAG GCGTGCAACAAAAGGCGAGAACAGTGAAACCTCCACAGCTAACATCGAGGCGCAGCCTAAGGATGAACTTCGACAGTCAGCTACAACAAATGGTGATGAGCCCAGGAAGGCGGAGAACATCAGGCCACGCCTCGGACTCGGAGCTAACATAA